DNA sequence from the Coffea eugenioides isolate CCC68of chromosome 9, Ceug_1.0, whole genome shotgun sequence genome:
ATAAATAGGTCTTGATGTAGTAGCTAAGATTGAGATATCACTACTACTGCTTATTAAACAAGTTGTAAATTTCAATCCAACTTTCAAAGCCAAGTAAATCCTACTAGTAAAATGTAAACAATCCAGTGCATGGATGGGGGGTAGCTCAGTTTAATTGAGAAATGCCTAGGATGAAAGGGATGGTCGGTAGCTCCGAACTACCATTCCATCATAGCCATTGATTCCTTTCACAATATCTCATTTTCCACAGGATTCCatgggttaaaaaaaaagaccCCACTCTACAATTTGGGACCCAAGCACCACATGGATCCCTTCAAAATCTGAAGGTTTAAAATCCCTGACCCTACTCCTTAACCCAAATTGTCACCGACACAAACAACCAAAACCCAGAAATTACAGCCAACaacccaaaataaaacaaaacacaACTGGTTTCATACCTTGCTTGCACTGCCAGACCGTAGCGTATACACTCATTGCCTACTTCTTGATTTGATATTGATGACCTTTCTATTGTATTGTATACATGACAATAAAGACCGGGGAGTAGACACTGGACGTGGACAAACATGTCCTTATCACAAATCACAGCCCCTGTTTTGTCTTTTCACACGAACACCCTCCCTCCTGACGTCACCCTCCTCTCCCATGCTCTCTCAAGTCTCACCTAAACACACTACTCACTCACACTCTCACTCTCACTAAACTCTTTTCTTCGCAACTGTGCTTGAAAACTCTcccaaaccaaaacaaaaaaataaaccaaaaactAAAACACATAAATTAaagcagaaaaaaaaaggaaagaaagaaccTAGCAAAGGTGTTCAGAGTTCAGAGAAGCTTGAATttatataatcaaaagaaaaaaaaaaaaaaagagaaggaaagaaaagatgagTGGTCGGACCGGGTCGCACCAGCTGAGCAATGGGTTGTACGTATCCGGTAGGCCCGAACAGCTGAAAGAGCGGCAGCCGACAATGGCTTCCCGCGCCGCCCCCTACACGGGGGGCGACGTTAAGAAATCCGGCGAGCTGGGGAAAATGTACGGCATCGACTTCACCGCCGCAGCCGGGGACCACCACCCCCATCCCCATCCCCATCCCTCCGGGGCTCCACCTCCTCTGAAGCCCTCGTCGAGGCACTCCTCGTCCTCGCAGCACAACAGTGGATCTCTCAGATCCGGCCCGAACTCAGGCCCATTGGGCCAGAAATCCGGTAACTCGGGCCCCATGCCGCCCAAGAGGTAcacctcttcctcctcctccttttccGGGCCCATGACCCCGATTCAGCCCACAGGGCTGATTACCTCTGGGCCATTGGCCACCAGTGCCGCCGGTGCCCGAAGTGGTCGGTCTGGCCAGCTCGAGCCGCATGCTGGACCGACCACTAAACCTGCTTACGGTTCCGCCGTCACTAGCTTGAGCCAGGACGGCAGGTACGGGTTCAGGGTTTCGCGGGCGGCAATGTGGGTGTTTTTGATAGTGGTGGTGATGGGTTTGGTGGTGGGGGCGTTTTTAATGGTGGCGGTGAAGAAGTCGGTTATCTTGCTGGCCGTGGCGGGGGTTTTGGCTCCGGTTTTGGTCATCCTTTTGTGGAATTTTGCCTACAAGAAGAGAGGGTTATTAGGATATTTAAGGAGATACCCGGACGCTGAGCTGAGAGGTGCCGTGGATGGGCAGTACGTCAAGGTCACGGGGGTAATTtctcaattttgaattttttttaattgcaatgtcttattattttattgatgGTTAATCGAGTTTGTTTGAGTTTTTATTCTATTATTTACTTGGGGATTCATTTTTGTTTAGTGTAGGTTTATTATTGGTGGTTCTTTTATTGTATAGAGGGGGTAATTGTGGTTCCTGGTTCCTGCATGTTcccccaaccccccccccccccccccttctttTATTGTGTTGCTAATTTGTTGTCAATTGACAAATTTAACTTAACCCTGAAGGTCTTCTTTTGTAGATATCTCATGCAGAATGTGATGTGACTGTGTTTGCAggcatttgaattttgccaatttttgTTGGAGGGTTTTGAACGTTCAAGGCATAGCAAAAAAATAATACTAGGTTTGGAACTAGTTATGATTTTTTTCGAATATCAAATGAGTAAGAATTTACTGATTGGCTTCTGATTGTGTGGATTGTTGCATTACCATTGGAAAGCAGAATAATTGCATTAATTGCTAATTGTTTCGGCGGCTTGTCGGTTTAGGGCCGTTGGATGTTCTGTTTGTCGAAGTTAGACGTAATTCAGACATATCTTTAGTGAttgggaagaaagaaaatgattgGCTTAAAACTAGGAGTTTTAAGTATATGTTCTGTATTCTTCTCCTAGAAAGTGTTCTAGTTACTTTTTCTGAGAAAAAATGTCCGTGAACTGATTGGCCTTCTCATGATTGGTCGAGATATTTTACATTCATTTACAAAGTGCTTGTCAATAAATTCCGACAATCTAATGTTCTCTCTTCGTGGATTTTTCTGTAGTCGAGTACCGTCATTACATATGGCATGGTGAGGCTAAAGGACTTTTATTCTGCTGTCGCTACGCGCcatttgtaaagaaaaaaattccGGTTATTACTATATGTCCGAACTCAGGAATCAGGGCTTATTTCATTAATTGCTGTAGTTTTAGTTTATATAAACTATTGGTTGACTTCCGGTTTTCATACTTTTTAGAAGCATAAAAGTTTTTCGACGCTCATTTTCTTCAGATATTTCCTTTTCCTCTCATCCGAGAAAGCTTAGAAATCTGGCTAGTATTATCTGCCACAAATTATTGTTGCTATTTCTAATATATATCTCCAAAATTGATTCACCCCAGCATCTCCTTCTCCCCTCCCCCACCCCACAATTTGAGGTTTGTTACCTTAAATCTACTTTTTTTCTTAAGCATTTCCTTTAGAATATGAATCCTTCCGGAGATGAGGATGCAGTGAGATTACTTTTTGAAAAGTAATCTCATTGGTAAGTAACATTGGTGATACGTCCCTCCTAGTCTCTAAGTTTTATTCTTCATGTGTGTGGAAGTCTGTCCTCCTATTGTGAATGCTTCATCTGTTGTCATTTCTGATTTGAGGCATTCAAATGGTAAGGACATAGTTGAGTGTCACTGGAGATGTGTTCTACAAAATGTGGCTATCATTGTGCTGTGCTTACAGTTGAATTCTATATAGCAAGTATGCAGATGTCAATTTGTAACAACATTCCATGGTTTTTCCTAATCCTTTCAGAAGCTAAGAGCTGCCTGATGACTTCTGTATGTAGGTCGTCACCTGTGGAAGTATTCCTCTTGAATCTTCTTTTCAGAGGGTTCCAAGATGTGTTTATGCATCAACAGTATTGCATGAATACAGGGGATGGGGTGGAAAATCTGCAAATGCTAAACACCGTTTTTTCTCATGGGGATGTAGACATTCAGAGGTCAGTTCATTATTTTGGTTCTAATATCAGGAAATTAATTGTTTGAATGTCTTAGTATTGTTATCCAACATAAGTTGATACCAAGAGTCAAGCATGAAATCAGTTGGCGGCATCTTCTGTATTTAGCTTCAGAATAGTTGTTATTGGGGTGATAGCATGTGAAGGTTACAATTATTGCTGCTTTACGGCTACAATAACCTTGTACCTTACATCTCTTTTAACAGAAATATGTGGCTGACTTTTACATTTCGGACTTCCAATCTGGTTTAAGAGCTCTAGTGAAAGCTGGGTATGGAGCTAAGGTAACTCCATTGGTCAAACCAACAACAGTTGTTGATATAACAAAAGGGAACAAGGAATTATCTCCAAATTTTCTGCGCTGGCTTGCTGATCGAAGCCTCTCAAGTGATGACCGGATTATGCGTCTTAGAGAAGGGTAAGTTTGTAAATTGATTGGATTCTTTCATTCATGTTATTGCTTTGATTCATGCAATCTACTCTCGTTCTGTATCCTAATTGCTAATACTACTTTTCGCAACTTGCACACATCATGAACAGTCTCACGATCTACTTCTATTATTGTTGTTTCAGCATTTTTGTCGTGTTTCTGGGAACACATGCAAGGCTTTAGAATTCTAAATGAGTTTCTCACTTGTATATGACTGAAAAACTTGGGAAAGGGAGCTCCAGCTCTCTTGATTTTCCATGTTAATCTAATTCATTAATCTTTTTTGCTGTTGTTATTTCTGTAATTCTGTTACAGCTAGTTgatgaggaaaaaaatgaatttgacCAACGACTAAATTATTATCCTTCCATGCACAATTCCATGGATGAAAGTTGGTGTCTAAATTTGTATTGCTAGTACCATATCTCTAAGCAGAAGTGTGGAATATATAAAATGCTACATTGCATCTTTCTAAAGgttatacacacacacacacgcatatATTGTAGTTTGTATATGGAAATTGCTTAATTGGAGGATTTATTATACATGGGGAAAAATTCTTGCCAAATGCATGGAAATATTGTAAAGGGTTCACAAATAACCTTTATATGGAAGTTAATGTCTTAATCACTTCAAAATAATGAGAAGATTGTACTTTGAACTGCTTTCCTTTTACATTTTGTTTCTGAAAAGATACTGCAAGTAACTAGTTTTAGGAAGTTCAAGTGGGCAATATAAAATGCTTCACGACTATGTACTTTTTATAGAACTTTGTTTGGATTATTGTGTATGATTTGTCTGAATTTGGGAGGAAAGGAAACTTATATGTAGTTAATGTATCTTGCATGCCCGTGTCTTCGGTTATCAGCGTACTTGTGTTACCTATCTACATGCATGCATAAATTCTACATATGTTCTGTAGAGTAGAGAGGAGAAAAACTATTTGAATAGGATTTGGAAAGGAATGATTTTGATGTGCCAGAAATAGATGTAAGAATGTCTTGAGCGATTTTCTAAGAAGCAACCTGGTTTGAAGCTTTATTGCTACTTTGCTTGTATGTTGGTGAAATAGAAGTTTCAACATATCACCTACAGTGAAAGGAAACCTCTTTGTGTTAGCTTATCGCAACAATATCGCAACAAGGAGAATATCTAGAGGGGCCATATAGATTCCACCTGAATAGTGAGATGGATGAGCTTTTGAAGTGTGTTTTAGTAGATTGCATGTTTGGATGCGATTTGTATTCTATTTACCGCAATCGCTTTTGACACCAAGTTGATCTGAATTTGTTCCTTGTATGGCAGTTATATCAAAGAAGGAAGCACTGTAAGTGTCATGGGAACTGTCAGTCGGCATGAAAATGTGCTTATGATTGTGCCACCCACAGAGCCCATATCAACCGGTTGTCAGTGGACCCGCTGCCTTCTACCGACCTATGTTGAAGGTCTTGTATTGACATGTGATGAAAGTCAGACTGCTGATGTTATCCCTGTATAGATATACCTAAGCTCATCAGTTGAACTTGTGTTTACTGCTTACTACAAGTATACAGTGGAAGGGTGAACCTGATCATATGTGAAACCCGCCAAACCACATTGTCTATACTTGCCGAGGATTTCAAGTATGCCATATAAGTTGGCCTGTAAAAAGACAATTAGGAAGACCAAAGATCTCACAATATGTGAGTGTAAATTATGAAAAATCATGTTGCTGATTATGTGTTGGCTTTTTATGGATACCTGGAAGTGACCAAAAAGCAGTTCCTGCAGCTAGGCAGTGCTTGTTGTGCTGATGTTTATTTCAGCATTTTGACCTTTAACTGCGTTATGTACATAAGTTGTCGTGGTGCCTTTAGCCTTGATGGTTTTCTTCATATGTATATTCTGGTTTGGCATTCTTTAGATTGATTCCATTCTAGGTCATATGTGAAACTAAGCATATGTGGTTAAAGTAACTTGAATACATTACTGAGCTGATGTGTCTCGTGACATTTGACCTACAGAGCTGTATGTGGATTGTATTATGTCGGATTAGTCTTTGCAGAGTAATACATAGCTCGGCAGAGGGATATCAGACCCAGTCGGGGTACTCCTTTTTGCTTCGTGATCGAGGGATCGATGTTCTTTTTGGCGCTTCTCAGGCTGCCGTGCATGCAAGGCCAGCCCCAGTAGTCGCCAACTATTTTGGCTTGcacttggattttttttcaaaaaaatttgtagCTATTTCTTTAATGTTTCAGTTCAATGTTAATGGAAAGAGCTAAgtgcatttatatttttattggaTAATATCTAGTGAAGGCATTTATCAGAACCAGagctctttcttttccttggtttcTGAGATAAGATATATCTCGTAAAGTCATAACAGCTATACCTAACTATTTTCCAATTCCAACATGTACGTCCAGAAGCAAATATTCAGCAAGACTAAACATATGGATTCACCTGCCATGCACGTCCTGCATTTCAagagttttttgtttttccttttctttactACGGTGTATATCAAGAGTTGATCATACGAAGAACGTTGGCCTGATGTTGTTTATTTATGCAACTGGAAACTGGCACCGACATCGATCTATTCCCAAGGTCTGAACTGAGTTTTCAGAGGGGAATTTGAAACAAGCTAAATCTCTCTGTTATGTCAAGGATGATAGCATGAGCAGCAATGTAGCAAGATGCATAATGGCATTTCTTGGACAATCTACCTACACAACGTTGAAACCGGAAATTTGGAGCCTTCTGCTCTCAGGGCCTTGATCAATTCTTTTATCTATCAATTGGCCCCAGCCACATTTGCATCAGGAGTTTTATGTACCAAATGAATCCACCCAAAGACAAAATATATCAACCAAATTAGCAGGAGGAGAAAACCATCCAAAAGCTCATCCAGAAATGAGGAAAGTTCATGGCAAATGATTTTGTGCAACCAAAAGATTTATCTGATCATCTTTCAGGCATGCCAGTCAATTATTAAGCACTTCTTACAATGATGGGTCCTCAAGACAGAAGGTCGGATAAGAGAAGAAAATGGCAACataataaataaagaaaagtgaAACGCAAGCTTATATAAAAGCTAACGTATAACTTAAAGTCTGGATGGGATTCCTCCTGCAACTACCAAAGTTTCTCCAGTTATATACGAAGCATCATCAGAAGCCAAAAAGGCAGTGGCTGCAGCCATATCATCTGTGGTTCCAAGTCTGTTAAGCAATGTTTTATCCTCTATGGCCTTCCTCTGCAAAACAAGCCAGTATCACATGGTTCCATGAGAGGGTGGTAGGCACTAAACCTTCCAAACCAACAAAAAACATATAGCTACATATATTGAAATCTTACAACATCAGCATTAGTAGTAATAAATGCAGCAAAATGTGTGGGCACAAAGCCAGGTGCAACACAGTTTACACGAGTATTTGGAGCCATCTCAGCAGCAAGGGCCTGCAACGCACAATGAGAAATCTGTGTATGATCCCCAAGGTTTAACAAAATCCATAACATGGGTATCAAAACAATATTTTTAAGACCTTGGTAAGCCCAAGAAGGGCTGTCTTGGTCACCCCATACATAGCCATGGAAGCCTGTGGTTGATAGCCAGCAATAGAGGAAATAAGAACTACAGAAGAACCCTTCTTAAGGTAAGGAGCTGCTTCCTGCCACAGAAAAATGCCACAACCACAATTTAATTTTAAAACAGTCAACAGCTTCAATAAATCACGGTGATAGAGACCGAAAAAAAATATTGACCAACGTgataaaacaacaaaaaatctCTGCTGGTTCAAACAATAAGGTGTAGTAGAATCATCATCTAAACATGGCCTATTGTGCCAAACATAGAATAAC
Encoded proteins:
- the LOC113782980 gene encoding uncharacterized membrane protein At1g16860; translation: MSGRTGSHQLSNGLYVSGRPEQLKERQPTMASRAAPYTGGDVKKSGELGKMYGIDFTAAAGDHHPHPHPHPSGAPPPLKPSSRHSSSSQHNSGSLRSGPNSGPLGQKSGNSGPMPPKRYTSSSSSFSGPMTPIQPTGLITSGPLATSAAGARSGRSGQLEPHAGPTTKPAYGSAVTSLSQDGRYGFRVSRAAMWVFLIVVVMGLVVGAFLMVAVKKSVILLAVAGVLAPVLVILLWNFAYKKRGLLGYLRRYPDAELRGAVDGQYVKVTGVVTCGSIPLESSFQRVPRCVYASTVLHEYRGWGGKSANAKHRFFSWGCRHSEKYVADFYISDFQSGLRALVKAGYGAKVTPLVKPTTVVDITKGNKELSPNFLRWLADRSLSSDDRIMRLREGYIKEGSTVSVMGTVSRHENVLMIVPPTEPISTGCQWTRCLLPTYVEGLVLTCDESQTADVIPV